In a single window of the Aminomonas paucivorans DSM 12260 genome:
- a CDS encoding N5-glutamine methyltransferase family protein, whose product MKLQELRNRLGHSLAEAGVPRPLWEAELFLEKATGWTRREQLVFPEREVFETPRDTAEALVRRRLAGEPLDYILGEAPFGAWAFAVGPGCLIPRPESEVLVREAVGRLPRGGNFLDWGAGSGCLACSVALERPDLRGCALEASPAALRWAWENLRRHGLRDRVLLWHGRSPMELPPWTAPFHGVLANPPYIPTEHWIALDPSVRDQEPRCALDGGDRGLEPLLSWLALLPPFLEPGGWILAETAGPWQIDLLQEHRPEGLCLEEVLEDPFGVPRFVLWRRTRVGLRIDIEK is encoded by the coding sequence GTGAAACTGCAAGAGCTTCGCAACCGTTTGGGACACTCCCTCGCGGAGGCGGGGGTCCCTCGTCCCCTCTGGGAGGCGGAGCTGTTCTTGGAGAAGGCCACGGGGTGGACCCGCCGAGAACAGCTGGTGTTCCCGGAACGGGAGGTCTTTGAGACGCCCAGGGATACGGCGGAGGCCTTGGTCCGTCGTCGCCTGGCGGGAGAACCCCTGGATTACATCCTGGGGGAGGCTCCCTTCGGGGCCTGGGCCTTTGCCGTGGGGCCCGGGTGTCTGATCCCCCGCCCTGAATCGGAGGTGTTGGTCCGGGAGGCGGTGGGCCGTCTTCCCAGGGGAGGGAACTTCCTGGACTGGGGGGCTGGCAGCGGCTGCCTAGCCTGCTCGGTGGCTCTGGAACGGCCGGACCTTCGGGGCTGCGCCCTGGAGGCCAGCCCGGCAGCCCTTCGATGGGCCTGGGAGAACCTGCGCCGCCACGGGCTTCGGGACCGGGTGCTCCTCTGGCACGGCCGATCTCCCATGGAGCTTCCCCCCTGGACGGCCCCCTTCCACGGCGTCCTGGCCAATCCCCCCTACATCCCCACGGAGCACTGGATTGCCCTGGACCCGTCGGTCCGGGACCAGGAACCTCGCTGCGCCCTGGACGGAGGAGATCGGGGGCTGGAGCCCCTTCTCTCCTGGCTGGCCCTCCTTCCTCCCTTCCTGGAGCCGGGGGGGTGGATCCTGGCGGAGACCGCGGGGCCCTGGCAGATCGACCTCCTGCAAGAGCATCGCCCCGAGGGCCTGTGCCTGGAGGAAGTGTTAGAGGATCCCTTCGGGGTTCCTCGCTTTGTTCTCTGGCGCCGGACCCGGGTGGGGCTTAGAATAGACATCGAGAAATAA
- the prfA gene encoding peptide chain release factor 1: protein MDLMGKLEEIESTFSEIESRMVDPALSSNLQEMHALGKRHSELSPIVAALREYRGVLRRIQDARELLSQEDEGLRELAKEELSTLEEQVEPLEQRIKVLLLPQDPNDAKDVVIEIRAGAGGEEAALFAADLFRMYNRFAEREGWGSELLSTNDTGIGGYKEVVFHLKGTGVYSKLKYESGVHRVQRIPVTEAGGRIHTSTATVAVLPEAEEVDVQVRTEDLKIDTYRASGAGGQYVNMTDSAVRITHVPTGLVVTCQDERSQLKNRVKAMQLLRTRLYDLELQKQQAVMAAERKGQVGTGDRSERIRTYSYPQNRLTDHRIGFTLYKLDQVLDGDLYELVEALTVAEQTEKLKTLAP from the coding sequence ATGGATCTGATGGGAAAGTTGGAGGAGATCGAATCGACCTTCTCCGAGATTGAGTCGCGCATGGTCGATCCCGCCCTCTCGTCGAACCTGCAGGAGATGCACGCCCTGGGGAAGCGTCATTCCGAGCTTTCTCCCATCGTGGCGGCCCTGCGGGAGTATCGGGGGGTGCTTCGGAGGATTCAGGATGCCCGGGAACTCCTTTCCCAGGAGGACGAGGGACTCCGAGAGCTGGCCAAGGAAGAGCTTTCTACCCTGGAGGAGCAGGTGGAGCCTCTGGAGCAGCGCATCAAGGTCCTCCTCCTTCCTCAGGACCCCAATGACGCGAAGGATGTGGTCATTGAGATCCGGGCTGGTGCCGGGGGCGAGGAGGCGGCCCTCTTCGCGGCGGATCTCTTCCGCATGTACAACCGCTTTGCCGAGCGGGAAGGTTGGGGCTCGGAGCTTCTGAGTACCAACGACACGGGCATCGGAGGCTACAAGGAGGTGGTGTTCCACCTCAAGGGTACCGGGGTCTACAGCAAGCTGAAATACGAAAGCGGCGTCCACCGGGTCCAGCGAATTCCCGTCACCGAGGCGGGGGGGCGGATCCACACCTCCACCGCCACCGTGGCGGTGCTTCCGGAGGCGGAAGAGGTGGACGTGCAGGTCCGCACGGAGGATCTGAAGATCGATACCTACCGGGCCAGCGGGGCGGGGGGGCAGTACGTGAACATGACCGACTCGGCGGTGCGCATCACCCACGTGCCCACGGGCCTGGTGGTGACCTGTCAGGACGAACGCTCCCAGCTGAAGAACCGCGTCAAGGCCATGCAGCTCCTTCGGACCCGCCTTTACGACCTGGAACTCCAGAAGCAGCAGGCGGTGATGGCGGCGGAACGCAAGGGCCAGGTGGGCACGGGGGATCGTTCCGAGCGCATCCGTACCTACAGCTACCCCCAGAACCGCCTCACGGATCACCGCATCGGCTTCACCCTCTACAAGCTGGACCAAGTGTTGGACGGGGACCTCTACGAGCTGGTGGAGGCTCTCACGGTGGCGGAGCAGACGGAGAAGCTGAAGACCCTGGCACCGTGA